AGTTCGAGTGTGGTCGGGCGGGTGAACCCGGTGCCGTCGGCGACGGCCTGCCGGACAGCCTCGACCACCGACGGACAGGCATGGCCCAGGGTCACCGACCGCAGCCCCATGCCGTATTCGACGAACCGATTCCCGTCGGCGTCCCATACTCGAGCACCCGATCCTCGAACCAGGACGGGCGCCATTCCCTCCGGATACTGATCGGAACCGCGTGCGTAGGTGTGTGCCCCGCCGGGCACCAGCTCGTGGAGCCGTCGTTGCAGCAGTTCTGATCGGGCGAAGGAAGGCTCGATACGTTCTCGTGCGGCCATGTCACCATCTTCGCTCTTACTCCAATGCCCAGACATCCCACCCTGATGTCGGAATATAGACACTCAGCGAAATGAAAAATCGGCCACTTCTACCCCGATAGGGGTCACTTGATCTGATGAGGGCACGGCAATCGTCGGCACTTCTCGTGTGCGGGCACGATTCAGCCATGCCTTCGGATATTCCTACGGCGCTTATCCTCGGCATCCCGGTGGCCCGGCTGACGCCTGTCCAGGCCCGCGCCGAGGTGGCCAGGCTGCTCGACCAGACCGGCCCCGCGCTGCTCTGCTACGTCAACGCGCACTCCGCGAACGTCGCCACGGCCGAACCGGCGTACCACCGGGTACTCCGCGACGCCGACCTCGTGCTCAACGATGGATCGGGGATGGCGACGGCGGCCCGGTGGCACGGCACGCCCTTTCCGGCGAACCTGAACGGCACGGACTTCACCCCCGAGATACTGCGGCTGGCCGCCGACCGGGAACTGAGCGTCTTCTTCCTCGGCGGGGAGGACGACGTCGGAGCCCGAGCCGCGGCGGCCCTGACCGAACGCATTCCCGGTCTGCGATCGGCGGGCAGCCTGCCGGGGTTCCCCCCGGCGTCGGACGAGGCCGCGGTAGTCGCACGTATCAAGGCCAGCGGGGCGGACGTGCTCGTGGTGGGAATGGGCAATCCCCGGCAGGAGCTGTGGCTCGCCCGGAATCTGCCCGCGACAGGAGCGCGACTCGGGGTGGCCGTCGGTGCCTTCCTCGATTTCGCGTCGGGACGAGTGCCCCGCGCACCGCGCTGGATGCGCCGCCTGAGAATCGAATGGCTCTTCCGCCTCTGTCGCGAGCCCCACCGGTTGTTTCGGCGTTATGTCCTGGGGGGTCCGCTGTTCCTCGCCAGGGTCGCCCGCGAACTGTGGGCCCCGGCCCGACCGCCGACGGACCACGCCGACTCGGCTCCCGGGTCCGTCACGCCCTCCCCGAGGCAGGACGGCGAGCCCGGCCGGGTCGGGCAGCGCTCGCACGATCCACGCGAACGCCTGCTGCCCGACACGGCGAACGGACACGGAGTCGGAGAGGACCACTGATGCGAGTCTGCTTCGTCGGCACCTATCCTCCGGATCGATCGGACCTGGGCGGCAGCGGCTGGGTTGATCGTCGGCTGCTCGCCGCGCTGCGGGCGGAGGGACACGAACTCGAGATCGTCAGCGTGACCGGACCGCCCGGCGAACGTCGCCTGCCGATGGAGCGGATCGCGCCGACCGTGCCTCGGGCGGCCGTCGGTTCCGATTCGTCGCCCGCCGTGGGCATCCGTGCACACGGCATCCCGATCCGATCGGCGGGCCGCGTTCCTCTCGAGGTCCGAAGCGATGCGGGCAGGCTGGTTCGGATCGCCCTCGGGATGCTGGTGAGCGGCGAGCCCTACCTGAGCCGCAAGTTCACCGCCTTTCCCGGCTGGGCCGATGCGGTGTCGCTGCTTCAGGCACGCGCCAAGGGCCGTCGGGTGATCACCAGCGGCTGGCCCGGCCTGCTGCTGGCCGAGCATGCGCGCGTCGAGATCGCGGCGCACATCGCGCACAACGTGGAGACCGTCATCGCCAGGGAGCACTCGCCGCGGGGGCTGCGGCTGCTCGGCGAGGCCGCCCGACTCGATCGGGCCGAGCGGCGACTGCTCGGCAGGCCCGGCAAGGTCTACGCGCTGTCCCGTCTCGACGCCGAGCGCCTCGACGCCTGGGGGGTGTCCGCGCAGCCGATCTCGGTGCCGCTGTGCCCGCGAGCCTCGGATCGTCTGCGAGCGGCGACGGCTCCCAACACGATCGGCTTCATCGGCAAGGCGGCCTGGCCGCCGAACGCGAGGGCACTGGCGGCGCTCCTCGGCCCCGTGCATCGGCGGCTCGACGAGCTGGACGTGCGGCTCGACTACGTACTGGCCGGGCGGGGCACCGAGGCCTTCGCCGATCACCCTCGGGTGCGGGCCGCGGGTCCGGTCGAGGCGGTCTCGGACTTCTACCGCCGGGTCGGGCTGGTCGTGGTTCCCCGCTTCGGCGCCGCCACCGGTATCAGCGTCAAGGTCCTGGAGGCCGCGGAGCACGGGGTGGCATCGGTGCTGCCCGCCGCCCTCGCCGAGGCCATCGACCCGGCCGGACCATGGCTGATCGCGGACGATCCGGCCGAGACGGCGGAGGCGATTCAGCGCTGGCGACGCGGCGAGCACGTTCCCCCGGTCGTGCCGTGGGCCGAGAGCCGCTCAGCATGGACGACGCCCGCCGGTCTGTGGTGCTGACCGGCGGGCGTCGGCGGCGGAGTCAGTTCAGCGACAGCAGTTCGCGCGCGATGTCGGCCGAGAACTCGCCGGAGGCCGTGCCTCGGCCGATGCCGCAGTCGCCGTCGGAGGTTCCGGGGTGCTTGATCCAGAGTCGGGCGTCGGCGGCCTCGTCCTCGGTCGCGAGCCTCGGCGGCTCGCCCAGCCTGCGGTCGGGCGGGTTGCACCAGTCGTCGCCGGGGCCTGCCCCGTTGCGGCTGGTGTCCACCACGTAGCCGGCCTCGACGTCGTGGTCCGCGCTCAACAGTCGACGCATCTCGTTCGCGAACTCGGTCGTCCGCTCGTCGGTGTTGTAGTTCGAGACGTTCACCGCGAAGCCCCGGGCGTTCTCGATGCCCGCGGCCGCGAGCCGTGGCGCCATCTCGGCGGGCGAGTTGTGGACCCCGTCGCCGCCGTCGAGGTAGACGGCGGTGTTGGGCGCGTGCTCCGCCAGCATCTCGACGGCGTAGGAGAGCAGCGAGAGTCGCTCTTCCTGGAGGTCCGCGGACAGGCAGGCAAGGTGGATGAGGGAATCCGGCTCCAGGATCAACATGGCCGCGTGGTCGCCGAAGGCGGGCACCAGTTCCCGGTCGATCCAGTCCCGGTAGTCGCGAGCGCTGGTCGCGCCGCCGGAGGAGTGCTGGCCGCAGTCCCGATAGGGGATGTTGTAGGCCACCACGACGGGCACCTTGTCCTCGTCTGCCGCCGCCGCGACGAAGGCGCTCAGCTCAGGACCTGACCCTCGCGCCACCCAGTAGGCGACCGGTTGCGAGGCGACCTCCCTGTTCAGCAGCACGGCCAGCGGGTCGCGCGGATTCTGGCTGACCCATTGATGCACCCCGGTCCACTGGTCGCCGTAGAAGCCGTTGAATCCGGTGATCTCCGCCGGGTCCCGATCGGACCCCAGCCACTGCGGCCAGTCGGCCAGCGCGGGAACAGTCGAGTCCGCGGGCGTCTGAGTGACGGGCGGGGCCGGGTCGTCCGGTGTCGGGGCCGGCTCGACGTCCGGTGTCGCCGGTGGTCCGGGCACCGACGGCAGGGTGAAGAACGGCCAGGATTCGCCGAAGGGCCACCAGCGCTCGAAGTCGAAGTCGATGGAGACGGATTCCACGGTCTCCTGCGCGGGTGACGGCCTGGGAAGTCGGGCGTCGTCGTCCCACCAGCCGAACAGGCTCAGCACCGGGGCGAACACCATCACTGCCTTGGCATAGCGAACCATCCTGGACCTCCCGCTCCGCCGACCGCTTCCAGTCGCTGCCCCTCTGGTACCCCGGCTTTCCATCGAACCTCACTGGTAGCGTCGACATCACTCCGGAGAGTGAAGAATCTTCGGTTTCCGTGTGGCCGGGCTCCCCTGCACCGCGACCGGTGCGGGGAAGGCCTCATCGCGTGGCATCGCCCGAGGCAGCCTCCGGTCGTGCCGCCCCGGCGGCGCTTCGGACCTGCTGGACCACGCCCGGCGGGACTTCAGCCGGCGGGACCGCGTCTGCCGGAGTCACACCTGCCGGAGTCACGTCCGCGGGGATCGCGGAGCCGCCGATCCCCGAGCCGTCCCGCGCCGCGTCGCCTCGGGCCGACCCGCCTGGCACCGAACCGTCCGGTGAGGAGCCGTCCCGCACCGAGCCGTCCCACGCAGGCGTCTCGGCCGCTGTCGTACCGGTCGTGCCCAGGGCGGCGGTGACCCGGTGCTGGGCGCGCAGCACGCCGCCGGTGACGACCGCGCCGACGACCAGTCCGCCGAGAAGTATCTCGATCAGCACGGGCAGTCCCAGGCCACGCAGTCCCGTCAGGACCGCGCCGCAGCCCAGCGCCGAGAACAGCGGGACGGCCGCACCGCCGACCACGGTGCGCAGCGAGACCCGTGCCCGGCGCAGGGCCAGCAGGTGTATCGGGAGGGCGACGAGCAACGCCGCGGAGGCCTGCGCCCAAGCGACGCCCGCCAACCCCCACACCTGTGCCGCCCAGATCGTCGCGGGAATCGATGCCGCCGCCCAACAGGCGAGCAGCAGCACGGAGGAGGCCATCGCGTCGACGGCGATCAACAGGGAGAAGACCAGCTCCGCGATCACCCTGGCGACCGAGACCAACGCGAGGCCGGACAGCGCCGCCGAGGCGAGCGACCACCGAGGCCCGTAGACCACCTCGATCAGCGGCTCGGCCAGGATCGCCAGCGCGACCCCGCCGGGCAGCACCACGGCACACACCAGTCCGAGCACCGCCGACACCGCGCGGGACAGATCGTGACCCGCGTCCCTGGCACGGGAGAAGGTGGCCAGAGCGACCCGCTCGACGGTGGCCGACACCAGGACCGCGGGCCAGTTCGCCATGTTGGAAGCGAGATAGAAGAACCCGAGAGTGCCCGCGCCCAACAGGCTGCCCGTCACCGCCTGCGGCGTGGCCTGGACGACGACCAGCAGGACCGAGGCGCCCAGCATCGCCGCGCCGCACCGGGTGATCTCGGCGCCATGGGCGCGGTCGAAGCCGAACCGCGGCCAGACCCGAGCCAGGCCCATGACCAGCACGACGGTCACCACCGTCCCCGTCACGTTGCCGATCACCAGCGCCCACGGTCCCAGGCCGCCGAGGGCGAGCAGCGTGGTGACGGTGAGATTCACCGCCATGCCGGACACGTCCGCCACCAGCCGCCGTGCCTGCCGCAACTCCCTGGTCAGCATCGCGGCGGGCACGGAGGCGAACCCGTCCAGCAGGAGTGTCACCGCCATGACCCGGATGAGATCCGTCGCGGCGGGGCTGCCCAGCAGATCGGCGAGCCAGGGTGCGGAGACCAGGCAGATCACCGCGCCGACCGCGCCCCACAGCACCGACAGCGTCCACGCGGTGGGCAGCACGGCGTCGATCGCGTCGGCCTCGACCGCCTCGGCGCCGACTCCGTCGACGCCCGTCGTCTCCGCGTCCCTCGACGAGGACGTCTCGTCCGCGGAACGCGGGGCGTCGGCCCCCGTCTCGACGGCTGCCTCGACCGCACGAGGGTCGCCCGCGACAAGCCGATCGGGGCCGCCGTGCACCGCCGCGAGCCCGACGGAGGCCCCCGCCTCGGGCCGGGCGGACGTCGGATCGGACGTCGCCCGAACAGGGGCGTCCGGGCGACGTACCAGGGCGGCGGCAGCCCCGAGGTCGTTGACCGTCAACAACAGCTGCGCGACGACGAGTGCGGCGGCGTACACGCCGAACTGTTCCGGAACGAGCAGCCTGGCCAGCAGCATGCCCAGCAGGAAGGTGCCCGCCCTGGACAACACCGTGTTGAGCAGGCTCAGCCGCAGACCGCGGCGGAACCGGCCGCCGAGGGAGCGGGTGTCCCGCCGGGCCCGCCCTTCGGAAGCCTCTCCCGCGGTCTTCCCCGGCGGCTCGGTCTCGGAGCCCCCGGCGGGTCCGCCTCCCGCGTGGACGCTCACCATCGACTCCTTGCTCGGCCGGCGCCCGCATCACCCCGCCGCTCGCGCGGACGGCCGCGGACTGCGGAACACACGCCCCGGCCGCGACCGGCGAGCCGATGGCGGCAGGCATTTCCACGGCAGTCGGCGCCCGGACGCCGGTCGGCACGTGATCTGAATGAGCCGAGCGCGTCGCCCGGCGCCCGACGGACGCCCGGCCCGTGCCGCCCGCCGATCACGACGGCGTCCGCTCGTCGCGCTGATGCTCGCGGATCACGTCCTCCGGGACGCGATGCCACTCGGTGAAATAGCTCCCGTCGTGGACCGCGTAGTCGACGGTCACCACGGGGACGTAGGTCACCACGACCCGGCGGGACAGCCGGTGGACCAGCTCCCAGTCCTCCTTGGGATTGACCCACTTCGGCCTCGCCCACGGATCGAAACGCAGCCGGGCCGACCGCCTGGCCACGATCGAGTTCGCGTCGACCCAGGAGTCGTCGGAGTGCGCGCGCCGGGAGAAGTCCCGGCCCAGCACGTCAAGCTGCGAACCGTCCTCTCGGATTCGCCGCACCGCCGTGTACACCAGGCCGGAGCCGGCGTGCAGCTGCCGCAGCGTCCGCTCCAGGTGATCGGGGCGCCAGGTGTTGTCGTCGTCCAGGAACGCGACGAAGGGTGATCGGGACAGCCGTATCGCCACATTGCGAGGCAGCCCACAGCTGCCGTGATTGGCCGCGAGCGTCAGCACGGTGAGCCGCGGATCGTCCGGGAGGACGCCGAGCTCTCCGCCGCCGTCGTCGACCACCATGATCTCGACGTCGGTGACCGTCTGATCGAGGACGCTCCGCACGGCGCGGGCGAGGCGCTCCGGACGTCGATAGGTGGGGATCACCACGACGACCTCGGCGGCGGGAAGCCGGGGCAGCAGCGGTCGCAGCCTGCGCACCTCCGCCTCCTCGGCCCGCCGGTCGGCCCGGCGCCGCGCGGCGAAGCGCAGCCGCCACCAGCGCTCGGCCACCACGTTGCGCCCGATCAGCCTGCGCAGGACGTCCTTGGCCACCCTCGGCAGCGCACGGTGCCGGGCGCTCACGGCCGTGCTCCCGTCTCCTCGACGACCACGCGAGCAGGCGGCCTGCCGCCCGTCGCCGGGTACGACGGCAGGCCGCGTACCAGCCGCGACCGGCCACGCAGCAGTGCGCCGAGGGCACGTCGATGCGTGGCGCGGCAGAGCGGAAGCCGCAGCAGCGAACCGACCACCAACGCGAGCCAGCCGAGCCGCGCGGCGCCCCGGCCCTCCCACCTCGCCAGGTGCACCACCCGGTTCGTGACCAGCTGTGCCCACAGCTCCGGCGCCGTCGTGGAGGCGCCGCCCCGGTGATAGACGACGGCCGAGGGCACCTGCCTGATCCGCCAGCCCGCATCGGTGACGCGCCTGCAGTAGTCGACCTCCTCGGAGTAGAGGAACAGGTCCTCCCGCCACCAGCCGATCCGCGACACCACCCTGGACGGCATCAGCAGGGCCGCGCCGTTGGCCCAGTCCGCCTCGATCACCGCGCCCGGGGTGATTCGTTCGCCGAGCGCGGGTATCCGACCCGCCACGCCGCCCAGCAGCGCCTCGCCCCACTGCCGGAGCGCGGTAGGCCGCCGCCGCAGCGTCGCCTCCCGTACCCCGTTGGGCCGCCGGACCAGGGGGACGGCCATGCCGACCGCGGGGTCCGCGCACGCGGCCAGCAGCGCGGGCACGGCTCGCGGCGTCAGATAGACGTCGGCGTTGAGCACGAGGACGGCCTCGCCCTCCCGCGCCAACGCGAGGCAGGTGTTCACCCCGGCCGCATACCCGAGGTTCGCCTCGTTCGTCACCACCTGTGCGTACGGCGCCAGTCTGCCCACCAGCCCGACCGTGTCGTCCGTGGAGCCGTTGTCCGCCACGATCAACCGCCAACCACGCAGGCCGTCCATGGCGGCGGGCAGGCTGCCCAGCAACGCGGGCAGGTCGCGCTCCGAGTTGTAGGTGACCACCGCGACCAAGACCGTTCCGTCCGCGAGCTCAGCGCGCATCGGACAGACCCCCTGTCATCGAATTCGAGTCGTGGCGTGACGCGAGCAGTGCCCCCGCCACGCCGATCAGCAGGAAGAACGAGCCGAGAAACTGTGGGAAGGCCAGCGCGTCGAACGTGCCGAGGCACAGCGCGCCGACGACCGTCGAGGCGAGGACCGCCCAGCCCGCCGCGGCGCGCTCCGAGCCGCCGGGCCGCCCCGGCCCGCCGATCGCCGGCCGGCCGGACGACGAACCCGCGTCGCCCTCCCGAGACGACGGACGTTCCGGCCGCCGCCAGGTCGCCCAGGCCGCCGTCATGGCCGCCGTCAGCAGGGCGACCAGACCGACCACGCCGGGAAGCCCGGACTCCACCGAGGTCAACAGGTACTGGTTGTCCAGATAAGGCTGCGGCGGGGCGAGATACGTGCCGAAGCCCTGCCCGCTCAGCGGCGCGGCGGCGAGCCGATCCGAGACGTAGGCGTAGTCGTTCAGCCTGGCCTGCACACTGTTGTCGGTGGGAGAACCGAGGACGGTGCGGTGCAGTACCGCGCCGAGCCTGGGCCGGTAGAGGACGGCGACACCGAGCAACGCCGCGAGCGCCGTGCCGAGCAGCGTCCAGCGCAGCAGACCCAGCACGGGCAGCAGTAGCACCGCCACGACGGCGATGCCGAGCAGCGCGGTACGCGAGATCGTCGTCAACGCACCGAACACGAGTAGGACGCAACAGCACCGCCACACCAGTCGACGCCTGGCGTACCAGGACAGATACAACGCGGGCGGCAGTACCAGGGCGCACAGCCCGGCGAGCTCGATCGGGTGGTTGGCCAGGCCCATGGCCCGCAGCAGACCACCGCGAGCCAGATCCGCGTCCCAGAGTCCCTGGAGCTCCAGTCCCGGCGGCACGAGCACCGGGCGCAGGTCGACTCCGAGCCCGAAGTGGATGACGGCCACCGCCGCCGACGCGGCCGTGCCCAGGACCAGGGCGGCGAGCACGACACGAACAGACCGTTGATCAGCGAGTCCGTCACAGGCCAGCAGCAGCACCCCGAAGGCCAGCAGGATCAGCACCACGTGCCGGTCCGAGGCCGCGAACAGCTCCGTCGGGATGCCGCCGGCCGACGCGCCCGCGTGGGCGGCTGCGAGCAGCACGAGGAAGAGCATCGCCGCGCCGCGCACCCGGTTTCGGCTGGTCCGCAGTCCGAGACCGCCGACGAGTCGAGCCAGCAGCCACCAGCCGAGTGCCGCGCAGGCCACCAGGCGTGCCGGTGTCAGCGCCCCGCCGACACCCGCCAGGACCGCGGTCTGCGGGAGCGCCAGCGCCAGCGCGAACACGGCGAGCAGCAGCGCGGGTCGCACGACGATCAGGCCCGCCGTCGGCCGGGGCGACGGGGCGGAGCGGACGAGCAGTCGAGAGGTCACCGCGAGTACTGACCTCGTGGTGGACTCGCGGACCCGTCCGCCGACCGAGCCGCCCTGACGCGGTCGTACACCAGGACGCCGCCGATCACCGCGGCCAGTCCGAGCCCGAACACCAGCACCACCGCGCGCAACTGCGAGGCGCGGGTGGTCGTGGCGAGGTCGGCGGGCAGCACCTCGCTGAGCACGACCCGATCGCCGGGTGCGACGCCCGAGGCGTCCTGTCGACGCGTCAGCTCCTCGCGGGCCCGATCGATGACGATCGCGCTGGTCCGCAACGCGGCGTCGGGTTCGGCCGCCGTCACGGTGACCGTGAGGAACGGGCTGTCCTCGGCGAGCTGCCCGTCCTCGTTGGACACCTCGATGTCGCCTACGGCGCCCGCCGCCGCCAGTTCCGCGCGCGTCCTCGGCGCGTCGAGCACCGTGACCACCAGCCCGGCGGCCTGTGCCTGGGCCCGGTCGACCTGCGCGTACGGATTGCCGCCCTCGGGGCCCGGCTGGGTGAGCACCAGCAGCACCCCGGTCACCCGATGCTGGACGGGCACGAGGAACACCGTCGCGGCACAGAGCGCCAGCAGCACCGTGATCAGCGCGGTCGTCAGCCGCCACCGCCTCCGCAGCACCCGGACGATCTGCACGGCGTCCATGCCCGACGCCGGCGGCGGGTCCGCGGGAGGTGCCTGCCGCAGCCGGCCGCCGACCGCCGTCGCCGTCCGCGCCGCCCTGGCCATGCGCTCGGCCCTGGCTTCGGCACAGACGGTCCCGGATTCCTCCCTGATCACTATTACCTCCTCGGCCCGCTCCGGGAGCCGTCCGCGAGCAGCCGGGCACCATCGACCGCCGCCCGAGCCAGGTTTCGCGCCATCGGCATCGCGTTGTCGCGCAGCCACGGCCGCAGGGCGTAGAGCGCACGCGCCCGTTCCCTCGTCGGCAGCGGGGATCGCAGCACCGCGCGGAGGAACCAGCGGCCCTCCTCGACGTTGGGCAGCACGATGGTCTTGGCGTGGTCGCCGCATTGACTGCGGTAGAACTCGCGGGGCCCGACGCTCTGGCTGATCCGTCCGGAATGCATGCGGTGCAACAGCAGTTCGTCGGTGATGTCGACGAACGGTCCGCGCAGGGCCAGTTCGGCGATCAGCACCCGGTCGCCCGCCTTGATCGGCGGATTGAGCATCGTCTCGACGAGCGCGGTCCGACGAATCAACCCGTAGCAGTAGTAGTTGTGATGCCGCACGGACAGCAGGTCGAACAACCTGGTCACCGGGTCGGGATGGTCCACGCGACACTGGTTGTGCCAGCTGCCCACCGGCTGGTCGGCCGCGTCGATCTCGGTCGCCGACGTGCTGGCGAGCACGGCGGCAGGCTCGGCGAGGAGCGCGTCCAGGCAACGGCGGAGCCGGTCGGGCAGCCAGACGTCGTCGTGTCCCGACCACGCGAAGAACGGGCTGCGGGCCTGCTGGACCAGTTGGTTGTGATTCGCCATCACGCCGATGTCGCTGCCGCGGCGGATATAGCGGACGCGGTCGTCGCGTGCCGCGTAGTCGCGACAGATCTCCTCGGTGGCGTCGGTCGAGTGGTTGTCCGCGATGTGGATCTCGAAGTCGACGCCCTGTTGGCCGATCAGCGAATCGAGGGCCCGTTCGAGGAAGTCCTCGCCGTTGTACACCGGCAGGCCCACGGTGACCGGCGGGGCGGCGGACCCGATGAATCCGGGAGCCCGAGTTCGGGGGACAGGCGGGTGCTCGTTCATCAGCTCTCCCTCATCTCCAGTACCGACGGCTCGGCACCGCGGGCGAGTGGGACCCGGATGCCCAGTCCGATGTGGTCGGCACGCACCCAACGGCCGCCTGCGGCCTCGACCTCCGGGTAGGCGGCGCGGACCTCGGCGAGCAGGTCGGGAACGAACAGCAGCACCAGGTCCGGCCGGTCGCCGCGCAGCCGTTCCGGCCCCACGACCGGGATGCCGACGCCCGGCAATCGCCTGCCGTGCTTGGACTCCGCGGCGTCGACGACGGCAGGCAGCAGGCCGGGGCCTGCTCCCGCCGCGCAGAGCAGTGCGACCGATCGCGACGCCGCGCCGTAGCCGAGGATGCGCAACCCGCTGCCCGAGGCCTGCTCCAGCCAGGACCACAGCTCCAGGGCGCCGCGCTCCATGGCGAGTTGCAGCCGGCCCACCTGGCCGGCGTCCAGCACGCCGAACGCCCGTTCCTCCCGCACCAGTGCGGTCACGCCGTCGGACTGCCTGCCCTCGCGAGTGCAGGCCAGCAACACCGTCCCGCCGTAGAGGTCGAAGGTCCAGGCCCGCCGGACCACCAGCCCGACCGTCTCCAGCATGTTCACCAGCACGGGCGTCGAGTAGTAGGCGTGATGGCCGTGACGCAGCACGTTCCACTCGCCGTCACGCAGCATCGCCGCGAGGGAGTGGAACTGAACGAGCAGGGTCCCGCCCTCGGCGAGCCGGTCGACCCGGCGGGCCAGCGCGGCGGCCTGGGCGGGCTCGTGCATCAGGCCGAAGCAGTCCAGCACCAGGTCCGCGGGCTCACCCGGCTCGGCCGGAATCAGACCGCGGTCCGACAACGGACCGGCCCAGGAGCCGCCGTGCGGACTGCCGAACTCGGCGAATCGGCCGGACTTCGGCAGCAGCCCCGCGGCGGCGGCCCTGGCCACGGCCTGTTCGGACTGCCGGACGAGGGCATGGGATTCGATGCCGCGTGGTTCATCGGCGGTCGTGTCGTCCTCGAGGAGCTGGGCCAGTCCGCACGCGGTGCACATGCCCATCCGCAGGGAGTACAACGGATCGGGCCGAGTGTCGGTGAGCAGGGGGAAGTCGTCACAGGCGGGCTGATCGCCGAGGTCCAGCACGACCTCGAGCCCACCGGCGTCACAGTATCGACAGTAGTGCGCACTCACCGTGACCACCGATCCTGGACAATGACGGGATGCGAGTGGTCTCGAGCGATCTGCCCGGTGTCCTGCTGTTCCTTCCCGAGCCCCGACACGATCGACGCGGCCTGTTCACCAGGACCTTCGACATCGCCGTCGCCGCCGACCACGGCATCGACGCGAGCCGTTTCCGGCAGGACTCGCAGTCCCGGTCCCGACGCGGAGTGCTGCGTGGTCTGCACGGTCGGTCGGGACACGGCGAGTCGAAGCTCGTGCGCTGCGCCCGAGGTGCGGTCCACGACGTGCTGGTCGACGCCCGTCCCGGCTCGGCGACCTTCGGTCGGCATGCCGTGTTCCGACTCGACGACCGCGACTTCGCGCATCTGTTCGTCCCGGCAGGTCTGCTGCACGGCTTCCAGGCGCTCACCGACGAGGCCGACGTGTGCTATCGGATCGACGCCGAGCACGATCCGGCGGCGGACCTCGCCGTGCGCTACGACGACCCGCAGCTGGGCATCGACTGGCCGCTGCCGGTCAGCGTGCTCAGTGACCGTGATCGGGCGGCGGGGTCCTGGGCCGACCTGCGTACCGCCCTCGGCTGACGCGGTCACGGCGACGAGGTGAGTCCGAGCAGGCGTCGGACCGGCCCGAACCACGGCCTTCGCAAGCAGACCATGCACGATGGCGAGATCCGAAGCCGAGCGGTACGCAGGCCGGCGGCCGGCTGAGTCGGGCCACGACGGC
This genomic stretch from Actinoalloteichus hoggarensis harbors:
- a CDS encoding O-antigen ligase family protein, with the translated sequence MTSRLLVRSAPSPRPTAGLIVVRPALLLAVFALALALPQTAVLAGVGGALTPARLVACAALGWWLLARLVGGLGLRTSRNRVRGAAMLFLVLLAAAHAGASAGGIPTELFAASDRHVVLILLAFGVLLLACDGLADQRSVRVVLAALVLGTAASAAVAVIHFGLGVDLRPVLVPPGLELQGLWDADLARGGLLRAMGLANHPIELAGLCALVLPPALYLSWYARRRLVWRCCCVLLVFGALTTISRTALLGIAVVAVLLLPVLGLLRWTLLGTALAALLGVAVLYRPRLGAVLHRTVLGSPTDNSVQARLNDYAYVSDRLAAAPLSGQGFGTYLAPPQPYLDNQYLLTSVESGLPGVVGLVALLTAAMTAAWATWRRPERPSSREGDAGSSSGRPAIGGPGRPGGSERAAAGWAVLASTVVGALCLGTFDALAFPQFLGSFFLLIGVAGALLASRHDSNSMTGGLSDAR
- a CDS encoding glycosyltransferase translates to MNEHPPVPRTRAPGFIGSAAPPVTVGLPVYNGEDFLERALDSLIGQQGVDFEIHIADNHSTDATEEICRDYAARDDRVRYIRRGSDIGVMANHNQLVQQARSPFFAWSGHDDVWLPDRLRRCLDALLAEPAAVLASTSATEIDAADQPVGSWHNQCRVDHPDPVTRLFDLLSVRHHNYYCYGLIRRTALVETMLNPPIKAGDRVLIAELALRGPFVDITDELLLHRMHSGRISQSVGPREFYRSQCGDHAKTIVLPNVEEGRWFLRAVLRSPLPTRERARALYALRPWLRDNAMPMARNLARAAVDGARLLADGSRSGPRR
- a CDS encoding class I SAM-dependent methyltransferase; its protein translation is MSAHYCRYCDAGGLEVVLDLGDQPACDDFPLLTDTRPDPLYSLRMGMCTACGLAQLLEDDTTADEPRGIESHALVRQSEQAVARAAAAGLLPKSGRFAEFGSPHGGSWAGPLSDRGLIPAEPGEPADLVLDCFGLMHEPAQAAALARRVDRLAEGGTLLVQFHSLAAMLRDGEWNVLRHGHHAYYSTPVLVNMLETVGLVVRRAWTFDLYGGTVLLACTREGRQSDGVTALVREERAFGVLDAGQVGRLQLAMERGALELWSWLEQASGSGLRILGYGAASRSVALLCAAGAGPGLLPAVVDAAESKHGRRLPGVGIPVVGPERLRGDRPDLVLLFVPDLLAEVRAAYPEVEAAGGRWVRADHIGLGIRVPLARGAEPSVLEMRES
- a CDS encoding dTDP-4-dehydrorhamnose 3,5-epimerase family protein; the encoded protein is MRVVSSDLPGVLLFLPEPRHDRRGLFTRTFDIAVAADHGIDASRFRQDSQSRSRRGVLRGLHGRSGHGESKLVRCARGAVHDVLVDARPGSATFGRHAVFRLDDRDFAHLFVPAGLLHGFQALTDEADVCYRIDAEHDPAADLAVRYDDPQLGIDWPLPVSVLSDRDRAAGSWADLRTALG